The window CTCGAGCACGTGCCGACCGCGTGGCGGACCCGCCGCATCGATTTCGGACGCGGCGAGCGCCCCGCGGTCACGATGCCGATGGGCGACGTGTCGACGGCCCACTACACGACCGGCGTGCCGAACGTCGAAGTCTACGCGCTGATGCCACAGCCCGCCCGCATCGCGCTGAAAGCACACCGCTATCTGGCGCCGCTGCTCGAACCGACGCCCGTCCGCGAGGGGCTGAAGTGGCTCGCGGGGCTGGTTCGGGAGGGCCCGGCGTCGTGGTCGCGAAAGCGGGGTTCGGCGTACGTCTGGGGCGAAGCGCGCGTCGAGGACGACGGCAGTGAGAGCGAGTTCGGCGACGACAGCGAGCCGACCGACCGCGTCGTCTCCCGACTGCAAACGCCGGACGCCTACGTCGTGACCGTCGACGCCGCGCTGGCGGCTACCGAACGCGTTCTCGAGGGCGACGCCGACGACGGATTCCGGACGCCGGCCGGCGCGTTCGGGCCGGAGTTCGTCCTCGCGCTCGAGGGCGTCGAGGGGTTCTTCGACGAGTCGAAACCGGAGTCGGAGCCGCCGGCAGTCGACGTGTCGGCGCCCTAACCCTAACCCTACTCGGGCGGCGACGAGACACCGGACGAGCGACGGGTCCCGCCGTCAGACCAGGTCTCCCTGCCCGCGAGCGGAGATGCTGTCCTCGGTCGTCGGAATGTCGCCCGTCTCCACGAGGCTCTTGAATCGACCCAGAATCCGTCCGGCGATGATCTCCGGGGCGAAGCCGAGGCGATCCATCGCCACGTCGCCGACCGCCCCACCCGGCGGCTCGTACTCGACCTCGAGCGTGGCAATCGTGCCCCGACCGCCCGGCTCCGGCTCGAACGAGATCGCGTACTCGTGGGGGACCGACGCACCTTCGCGGGCTTCCCACCGTAGTTCATCATCCTCGTCCTCGACGAGTTGGGTGTCCCACTCGAGGGTCCGGTCGAGGGGGCCCTGTACCCGCCAGCGGTGGCCGTCGCCGCCGGGGATGTCGGCAATGTCGGCGAACTCGCCGACGATACGGCTCAGCCGGTCCGGATCGCGCCAGTACGCCGCGAGCTCGTCGGCTGATTCGCCGACCGTGATGGATCGGTCGACCGTCGGCCGCTCCGCCTCGGCTGCCAGTTGCGGTTCCAGTTGGTCCGTATCGACGGCGCGGGACTCGAGCATCCGGTAGAGCCGGCTCCGGCCCGTGAGCCCCCGATAGACGAGCGCGCCGCCGGCGAATGCGGCCGCCGCACCGCCGAACGTTTCTCGTCGAAGGCCGTGCAGGACGAGCAATCCGCCCAGTGCGGCCGAGGCGACGCGCTCCCCGCGCCCGACGTTCGTCCGGGACTCCGATTCCCCCCCATCCGACGCGGTCGTTATATCCGGTGCCTCGTCGCCCGTCCGTCGATCGTGCGAAGAACTCATAGACTGTCCGCTCCGCTACGTACTCGAGCGAACATCGGCATTGGATGTTGGGGCTGCGAATGCGGGCCGTCAGTCCCGTTTACCGCTGTGCGGGCGGGGTGCTGCTGCAGGCAACAGCGGCTTTCCCCGCGGGCGCCGCTCCTCGAGTATGTGCGCCACGTTTACCGAAGACGACGTCGGCAAGACAGTCGAGGACCCCAACGGAACGGCGATCGGCGTCGTCGCAGCCGTCGAGGACGACCACGCTCTCGTCGAACCGGATCCCGGCGCCGTCGACTCGATCAAGGCGGCGCTGGGCTGGGAACAAGAGGCCGACGAGACGGTTCCGATCGCCCCCGACTCCGTCGACGTGATCACCGGCGAGGTCGTGCGCCTCGAGAGCGATCCGGCGCCGTCGTCACCGACTGACGAAGCGACGGTAACGAACGAAAGCGACGGGGACGCGGACGAGCCGGTAATCGAGCAGGACGAGGAGACCGACGGCCAGCGAAGCGCCGGCGCGTCCGGCGGCGAAGCCGACGACGCTTCCGAGCACCACGTCGGCGCCGGGAGCCCGCAGCCACAGGTCGAGGGCGAGGCCGGTGCAGATCGCCACGAGGACAACGAGGATGCGCCGCCGCACGGCGATCGAACGGTGACGCGGGAGCGCGGCGAGGAAGACGACCGCTAACAACCGATAGACGAGCGGCAGTCCCACTCCGACGAGAGTGGACGAAATCGGACCGGAAAAAGCCTCGAGACGGCTATTCTTCCCGTCATCTGGCAAGATGGCTTTTCGTCGGGTCTCGCGAGCCACTCTCATGGCAAGTGGACTGTCCGCACTCGAGCCGGGAGAATTCATCCTGCTGATCGTGTCGATCGTCGGATTGGCGCCGATACTGCTCAGGTACACGTCGGAAGCGAAGTGGTTCGCCGTCGGATACGGCTGTATCGTCGTCGGGCTTATCGCGACGAACGCGGAGGGGATCGCACTCGGTGGCGTGTTCAACGGCATCGAACACAGCGTCGGCATTATGGGTGCCGGCATCACGTTCGCGTACGCCGTCTACGACCGCCGGCAAACGCTGGTGGCCGCCGCGGATGACGCGGCCGCTGAAAGTGAGACGAACGACGGGACCGCCGCAAGCGTCGGCATCGACGCCCCGGAGGCGTAACGCGATGGTCGCAATCACCGCCCTGTTCGACGTCGTCGGCGCCGGTGCGTTCGCTATCGGGGGCGTGCTCGCAATCCGCAACTACCTCGAGTTCGAACTCGAGGACCGCCTCGACGCGTTCGAAATAATCGACGCGGCCGGCGGGGCCGCGGTCGCGACCGACCGCGGGGATCGGCGGCGTCGCGACTGACGGCGTCAGTATCGAGCGACGAACGGCCACCGGCCGACCGCTCAGTCGAGAATGTCGCCAACGCGGCGTGGTTCACCTTGCAGATTCGGCTGCTCGGCGACGATCTTCAGCACTTCGTGGTCGGTGACGTCGTAGTAGGACTTCTCCGTCGCCTCCTCGATCAACTCCCGCTCGAGGCGGAACTCGGTCCCTTCGTACACGACATCGACGCCGTCATCGTCGAACGCGAGGGTTGTCATGTCCGCTGGTACGAGATGGGGTCCTAAAAACGGGTCGGCTGGGATCGACGGGTGAAACCGCGAGACGGGTCGCCGTCCCTTGTGTCGGTCGGCCCGTTCTCGCCCCGATCGTCGAACGGCCGAGGGACGAACGAGTCACCTGTCATATGTCTGCTCTTTTGGTTGAATATCACCGAAATCGCCTACCCCCCTCAGTGGCCGTAGACACGCAATAGACGCTGTCGGGAACGTGAGCTGTAAACCAGCGAATAGTACTGTCCGTCACGCGTCAGACGACGCGCGAAGTTTATTACTGGGGGGCCATATTGGATGCGAGTGTGGCATTCAGTACGGATCCGCTAGACGAACTCGTCGTCCCCGACGGCACCGAAGCGAAGGAAGTCGCCCTCGAGACCGACGGCGACGTGCTCGTCGGCAGTCGATCGACGGTCGAGTTCGGCGTGCGCGGCCGAAACGTCATCGCCGGGGAGAGCGTCGAGTTCGGCGGCGACATCGAGGCCGAGGGCGACTGCCGACTCGACATGTGGTGTGACGTCGCGGAGAACGTGCTGGTCGGCCAGGACGCCTACATCGGCGAGCGGGTCCACATCGCCGGCAAGCTGAAAGTCGCCGGCGACTTAGACATCGGCGACGACGTCGACATCGAGGAGGGGTTCGAGGCCAACGGCTGGATCGTCATCCGGAACCCGATGCCGACGATCGTCTTCCTGTTCGTCTACCTCAAGCACCTCCTGCTCATCGGCGAGGAAGACACCGCCCAACAGCTCGTCTCGGAACTCGTCGACGACGAGGAAGCGGACGACGAGCCCGACGCGGAGCCGCTCGTGATCCCCCGAAACGCGACGGTCGGCGACGACGCCTGGCGGGTCTCGACGCCCGCGACGATCGGCGACGACTGCCGGCTCCACGGGAACGTCCGCGCCGAAACCATCGACGTCGGCGCGGACTGCAACATCTTCGGCAGTCTCCGCGCCCGCGGCGACGTTTCGGTCGGCCGTGGAACCCGAATCCACGGCGACCTCACCACGCGCGACGGCGACGTCGTCATCGACGAGGACGCCCGCGTGCTCGGCGACGTCTCCTGTCAGGATCTCACCCTCGAGCCCGGCGCCGAGGTCGACGGTACGATTCGGGCCGACGGCGAGATTACGATGGGGACGACGGAACGCGAGCAGGAGTAGGCCGAGTCGACGCTCGAGCGGGGTTTGATTCGACCGCTGGTTCGGAACTGCAACTCGAGGACGAGCGACTGCGGGCTCGAGGCTCGATTTGGAATCCCAACGGATTGGGTGACAGCGGTTAGAACGTGACTGGGGCTTATTCCCGGTCGGACTCGGAGTACGTGAGTTCGTCGCCAGCGCCGGCTACCGTCGCACTGCCCTGTGCCGGCCCGGCAGCGTCGGGGAGCCGGAACCCGCCTTCCGGCCGCGCACTGAGTTCCCGCTGGGGGTACGGAATGGCGATGTCCTCGCGATCGTAGGCCGCTTTGAGTTCGTGGACCGCCTCCCGCAGCGTCGTCCACTTCTTGTGGGCGTTCGGCTGGCGGATCCAGAACCGACACTCCAGGGTGATCGCCGAGTCGCCGAACGCCGTCGGAACGATCTGCGGTTTGGGCGCCGGTGCCACGTCGTCGACGCCTTCGATCGCCTCGAGCGCGATTTCCTCGGCGCGCTCGAGATCCGTCTCGTAGTCGACGCCGACCTCAAGGCGCAGCCGCAGCCGGTTTCGTTTGCTGCGGTTGACGACGGTGCTGCTCGAGACGTGATCGTTCGGCAGGACGATGATCTCGCCGTCGAAGCTCCGCAGGCGCGTGTTGATGATCGTGATGTCGACGACCGTCCCTTCCTTGTCGCCGATCTCGACCCAGTCGCCGATCTCGAACGGCCGCGCGAACATCAGGACGAAGCCGGCGATGAGCGAACCCAGCGTCTGGCGGGCGGCCATACCGACGACGATGCCGAGGAAGCCGGCCCCGACGAGCAGCCCGCCGAGGTCGATCGGCCACAGCGAGAGCGCGGCCAATCCGGCCGCCAGAAAGATCGTTACCTGCAGCACGCGGAAGACGACCCCCTCCTGGTGGGCCGTCACGTAGGTCGCGTCCGCGAGCCACTCGTCCAGACGCTGCTCGAGGTATCGGGTGCCGACGATGGCGCCGGCCAGCAGGCCGATCGTCAGGACGAGACGACCGAAGACGGGGAAGACGGTCGCGAGTAGATCGAGCGCCCGATCCGCGAGGTCCGGTCGGTCCCAGACGAACAGCAGGAGCAGTCCGGTCGTCCCGAGGACGACCGCCTGCAGCGTCCGAATCACCGCCCGCATCGGGAACGGAACGTCGGTCACCTCGTCGATCGTCTCGAGGATGCTGCCGGCCTCGCTCTCTCGGAGCCGCCGACCGACGTACCCTACCGTCCGGCGGACGGCGATCGGCGCGACGACGAACCCGGTCACGAGGGCGAGCGCGATGACGCCGGCGCTGACGGCAAGCCGCCCCTCGGTCGAGGTGATCGCCTCGAGCGTCGTCTGAATCGTCTCGACGTGTTCGAACACTGGTGACAGTCGTCCGGACCGTACGGGCGGCCGGTATATCTGACTGGTGGCCCCATCGAAGGAGTCGGTAGGGCGGCCCCGGCCAAACTGCGTTATACAATCACTAACAATGATTACGGTCGAGCGCGTACCGTCTCCAGTGGCGCTCATCGTCGAGTTCGAGCTCCGGACGCCCATTCTGCGGGAAGCGGCGCAGGCAGCCCGGAAGCTCCGCCTCGAGGAGGTGTACGGCACCGAGTCCGGAGAGCCGAAACTGCTCTTCTGGGCGACGGTCGACGACAGCGACGCCTTCGAGGCAGCGCTGGACGACGATCCGAGCGTTCGGCGAGACACGCCGCTCGAGACGGCGTCGGACCGGCGTCTGTACAGCGTCGCGTTGACCGACGACGCGGCGGCGCGACTCACCTATCCTGCCGCGGCCAAACACGACGTTGCGATCCTCGAGATCGTCGTCACCGACGAGACGGTCGTGCGCGCCCGCGTCCCCTCCCGCGACGCGCTGCAGGCCTACCGCGACCGCTGTCTCGAGCGAGGCGTCGGCTTCCGCCTGCAGCGACTGTATCCCGAACGGGATCCCGACGCCGACGGCGACCGCTACGGGGTTACCGAACCACAGCGCGAGGCGCTCCGTACCGCTCACTCGGCGGGATACTTCACCGTGCCGCGGGAGACGACGCTGTCGGAGCTCGCACCGGAGTTCGACATCACCGATCAGGCGCTGTCCGCGCGGCTTCGTCGCGGGCAGGCGAACCTGCTCGAGAACACGCTGGCCGACGACACTACGTAACGGATTGCGGGTCAATGCGATCCAGCGCGCTGGACGCGCTGTTCGCCGCGCCTGACGCAGCCGATTGCGCCGCGCGACGATCGGCGCCGTGACCTTCACTTATGCGGACCGGCGCATCACCGTCGAGACGCCCGGCCGAATCGAACTGATTCCTCTCGAGTCGTCTCCTCTCGATCGGCAAAAACGGCTGCGGCGTTAGTAAATCAGTTCGTCGTCGTTTTCGGCCATGTACAGCGTCCGCGCGGCGATGTTGACCGCGTGGTCGCCGACCCGCTCTAGGTCCCGAATCGTCAGCAGGAGCCGTGAGACGTCCTGCAGCAGCCGTTCGACCTCCTCGGGCTCCTCGAGTTCCCGCTCGATGAGGTCGCGGACGACGATCTCGCTCGCCCGTTCGGCGAACTGGTCGAGGTCGTCGTCGCGGGCCGCGATTTCCCGGCAAGTATCCGTGTTTTCGGTGTCGTAGGCTAACATCGCCTCCTCGATCATGTCGAGGGTCATCTCGCCCATCTCCTGGACGTCGACGTCCGGGAAGAGGTTCTCCTCGGCCTCGAGGGTGTACTCGCCGAGATTGACCGCGAGGTCGGCGATCCGCTCCAAGTCCGTCGTGATCTTGAACGAGGCTGCGATAAACCGCAGGTCGCTCGCGACGGGCTGCTGGAGCGCCAGCAGGTCGATACAGTCCTGCTCGAGGTCGAGGTACATTCGGTTGATCTCGCCGTCGCCCTCGATGACCTCCCGGGCGAGGTCTTCGTCTTTCTGCTCGAGCGCGTCCAGTCCCATGCGGAGCCGTTCCATGACGACTTCGCTCATGTAGAGGATATCCTCGCGGAGTTCCGCGAGTTGTTCCTGATAAGATTTCCGAGCCATAGTCCAGAAACGGCGGGCGTCACTGATAAAGGTTGTAGGCCGAACCGACGACGGAGTGGCGAGGAGGGGGCCGATGATCGACGGTCGACGATCGGCGACGACGAGCCGGCAAGTCATCGAGCCGACAAGCCGTCGAGCCTGCGGGTCCGGCTACCCGAATTTCCCGGTGATGTAGTCCTCGACGCGGTCGCTCTCGGGGTTCTCGAAGATCTTGTCCGTGTCGTCGAACTCCACGAGGTGGCCGCCGGTCAGGAAGACGGCGGTCTTGTCCGAGATTCGGGCGGCCTGCTGCATGTTGTGCGTGACGATGATGACCGTGTACTCCTCGGCGAGTTCCTCGACGAGGTCCTCGATCTTCGAGGTCGCGACGGGGTCCAGCGCCGAGGCCGGTTCGTCCATGAGGATGACCTCCGGGTCCGGTGCGATCGCGCGAGCGATGCAGAGACGCTGTTGTTGCCCGCCGGAGAGATCCAGCCCGCTCGAGTCGAGTTGGTCCTCGACTTCCTCGAGCAGCGCCGCCCGCTCGAGGGCAGTGTGGACCTTCTCGTCGAGGTTCTCGTCCTGACCCTGAACGCGGAGGCCGTAGGCGACGTTGTCGTAGATGCTCTTCGGGAAGGGATTCGGTTTCTGGAAGACCATGCCGATCTTCCGCCGCAGGGCGACGGGATCGACGTCCTCGTCGTAGACGTTCTTCTCGCGGAAGAACAGGTCGCCCTCGACGCGGGCGATGTCGATGAGGTCGTTCATCCGGTTGATCGAGCGCAAGAACGTCGACTTTCCGCAGCCGGAGGGGCCGATCAGCGCCGTCACCTGCTCCTCGGGGATCTCGAGGTTGATCCCGTGGAGGGCCTGATCGTCACCGTAGTAGACGTCGAGATCCCGCGCCTCGATAACGGGGTCGACGATGTCTGGTGAGCCAAGCGGCGCGTCGCCGGTCGTCGATTCCGTCCGAGCGCCGTCGGACTCGGACGTCGATACGGTTCGTTGGCCGCCGCCGTTCGCGGTCATATGGGGTACCTGAAGCTTGGGCGTCGGGCAGTTACCAGTTCCGGAATCCGTCTCGGCCGTCTCGACTCAGACGCCCGCAGGGACCGAACTGCCGGCACGGTCGGCACCGTCACCGGGAACGAGCGGGAGCTCGAGTACGACCGTCGCGCCCTGGAGCCCGCCGCCGCTGATTGCGTCGCGGTCGCCGGCGTCGTCGGTGCCGACCGCATCGGCGTCGACGGCGGAGCCGTGACCGCTGCCGTCCGCAGCCGTTCCGCACGGAATGACGAGCCGACCGTCGTATCGGCTGCAGATCCAGTCGACCAGCCACAGACCGATGCCGCCGGTATGATTGACCTGCGACATCGCGCGCTCGCCGGTGATAACCGACACCTCGTCCGCCGTGATGCCCGGGCCGTCGTCGGCGACGATGACCAGAATCCGGTCGGTTTCGATATCGACGTCAATCGTTACGACGACGGTCGGCGACGCGCCGGCGTGATCGACGACGTTCGCGAGCAGTTCGTCGATCGCGATCGCGATCTCGTCGCCGCAGGCCGCGACCGCCCGATCCGGGCCGCTGACGGTGACGTTCTCGAGCGATCGTCGTGGATCATCCTCTTCAGCGCTGTCGGCGAATTCGGCGACTCGCTCGCGGACGAGCGTCGCAACGTCGGTTCGTGGGGGCTCGTCTTCTGCTGCGACTGCGACCGGATCGAGTAACCCCTCGGTCAGTCGCGCCCGGTCCCCGAGTTCGAGCAGGTCCCGGGCCGTTCGCCGGATCTCCGCCGCTGCTTCCCGGTCGTCGTCCGCGAGCGACGCCTCGAGATCGCTCGCGCGGCCGATAACGATGTTTAAGTTATTGCGCAGGTTGTGCCGCAGGATGCGGTTGAGCACGAGCAGCATCTGCTCGCGGCGGCCGAGGGCCGCGCCGAGCCGGGCCAGCGCGTCGTCGATCCGGCGCCACTCGGCGGAACCGCTGATGGACGGTCCCGCCTCGTACTCCCGTCGCTCGAGCGCGTGGACCCGCTCGAGGAGCCGACCGATCCGGCGCACCTGCGAGCGGTAGATCCAGACGCCGAACGCGATTACCGCCCCAAGCAGCGTCACACCGGAGACGACCTGCAGCGTCACGAGATTGATACTGGGCGACACGATCGCTGCCCGGTCGCGATATGTGGTGACCGTCCAGTCGACGCTCTCGAGGTCGGCCTCGGCGCTGATGGTTTCGCTCGGGTTCTCGATTTCGGCGTCCGTTCCGCCGTCGATCCCCTCGCCGGCCTCACCTTCGCCCTCGACCGTCGAAAACAGGACCTCGCCGTTCGCGCTGACCGTCGTTGTAGCCCGCTCGTCGCGGAGCGGGTCGAACAGATCGGTCCCGTGAAGGTGGTACGTTCCGGTCAGCGCACCGACGACCTCTCCGTCCGAACGGATCGGCGCGGTGATCGCCACGACCCGATTTCCCGTTTCGGCGCGGAACGGCTCGCTGACGTACTGTTCTCCCTCGAGCGTTCGCTGCACGTACTTCCTGTCGCCGATGTCCATTCCCATGACGTCCATCGACTCGCCGTGGTCGGTGACGAGCCACTGGACGCTGCCCGTTTCATCGACGACCGACGCCCCCTGGAAATTCGAGTGGTCGACGAACGCCTCGAGCGATTGCCGCTGTTTGGTGCTTCCGTGGGCCGTAAACGCCGGATTCGTCGCGCCGACTGCCACCGTTCGCCGGTGGGTTCGTATCCGATCGTCCAATATCGCCGCCGAGCGGTCAGCGCGGTCGGCAACCGCCGCTTCCTGACTCTCCGCGACGTCCGTTCGATGGGCGGTAAACGTCACCGCGAGTACGGCTCCCGATACGAGTAGCACGAAGAGAAACGCGACGACGTACCGGTGAGCCAGTCTCATGCGTGCGTACTCCGACCGTAGTTATCAAGCCCACATTATATTTGTGGCTATGCTGATAACTGCTTGGCAGATACGATCACACCGAAGTTCGGCTCGAACGGAGTGTACCGACACCCGATCGAAACGAATCGATGACTGTCGAAAAGCAGCGGCCCGACTGATGGACAACGGCTCGTCCGATGAACAGCGACCTGTCGATGGACAGCGACCGGTCCGATGAACAACGGCCGCCGACGCTATCCGTTAGCCGGCAACGCGGCTCTCGATTGCGGGCCTACCCCCGCGTATCGTACCGGTTTCGGAGGAGGATCGCAATCGAGTTGATCGTCAGCAGGACGACCAGCAGCGTGACGACGCCGGCCGCGACGACACCGTACTGGAATTCGGTTTCGGGGTACGACGCCCAGTTGTAGATCTGCAGCGGCATCGCGCTGACCTTGCTCAGGAGGCTGTTGGGCACCCCGAAGACGGTCGTCGGCGCGGCGATCATGATCAGCGGCGCCGTCTCCCCGATTGCGCGCCCGAGCGCGAGGATCGTCCCGGTCAGGATACCGGGCATCGCCCGCGGGAGGACGACGTTACGGATCGTCTGCCACTTCGTCGCACCCATCCCGTAGGAGGCCTGGCGCTGGGAATCCGGTACCGAGCGGATCGCCTCCTGGGCCGAGATAATCACGATCGGCAGGATGAGCAAGGCGACGGTAAACGCCGCGACGAACACCGTCCCGTAGCCGAGGCCCAGCAGGCTGACGAACAGCCCCAGCCCCAACAGGCCGTAGACGACCGACGGCACGCCCGCGAGGTTCGCGATGTTGAGCTGGATGAACTTCGTGAGGTAGCCGTCGTCGGCGTACTCCTCGAGGTAGACGGCGGCGCCGACGCCGAGCGGGAACGTGATCAGCGCGATCAGCAGCATGATCGCGATGGAGCCGACCAACGCCGGCAGGAACCCGGCCTCGTACGGATCGGGATGGGGCGGGTTCGTGAGGAAGCCCCAGTCGAGCCAGCCGATGGCGTCGACGGCGACGTTCGCCAGCAGGGCCGCAAGCGAGACGATGCCGATCAGCGTCGCCGCCAGCGCGAGGAGGCGGAAGGCGACGTCTTTCGTGCGGCTCACCTGCCCGAATCCGGACTGGGAGCCGGCACTGGCGCCGGCCTCGGACGTATCGGCGGCCATCAGCGGTACACCTCCCGGTAGCGCGACGCGACGAGTTCACTGATCAGATTCATGGCGAACGTGATGACGAACAGCGTCAATCCGACCGCAAAGAGGCTCTTGTACGCCGGTCCCTGTCCGACGAGGTCGCCCGTCCCGATCTGGACCATGGCGGCGGTCATCGTCTGGACCGAGTTCGTGAACAGGCCCGCCGGATCGGTCAGATCGATCAGCCGCGGCGTCTGGCCCGCGGCGATGGCGACGATCATCGTCTCGCCGATCGCCCGCGACAGTGCGAGGATGAACGACGAGAAGATCCCCGACAGCGCCGCCGGCACGACGACGGACGTCGAGACGGTGAACTTGGTCGCGCCGAGGCCGTAACTGGCCTGTCGGAGCGAATCCGGAACGGCGCTCATGGCGTCCTCGCTGATCGAGGAGACCATCGGGATGATCATGATCCCGACCATGATCGACGCCGACAGCGCGTTAAACGTCGACAGGTTGACCGGCAGGACCGTATCCAGCGCCGGCGTCACGTAGACGAGCGCGAAGTAGCCGTAGACGACCGTCGGCACGCCCGCAAGCACCTCGAGCGCAGGTTTGAGGTAGGAGCGCTGGCGATCGGAGGCGTACTCGCTCAGGTAGATCGCCGTCAGCAGCCCGATCGGCAGCGCGACCAGCGCCGAGCCGACGGTGATGACGAGCGTCCCCGAGACCAGCGGCAACACGCCGAACGAAACCGGATCGTGCGTCGGGTTCCACTCCGTTCCGGTGAGGAACTCGACGAGCGAGACCTGCGCGAAGAAATCAACCGCGTCGACGAGCAGCGTGAGGACGATCGCCGCCGTCGTCATGATCGACAGCAGCGCACACAGCAGGAAGAGATAGCGGAAGACGGTCCCGCGGAGCGTTCGAATATTGTCGTGCGAGAAATCCGGTTGTGGCTGGCTCATGCGGTCACCTCCGCGATCGCATCCTCGAGGCGCTCGAGGTTTTCGTCGCGCTTGTCCTCGGTGATCGGTACGTAGCCGACGTCGGCGACGAGATCGGTCGCGGCCCGTTCCATGTAGAAGCGAGCGAAGTCGCGGACCGCGGGTTCGGTCAGCGATTCCTTCGCGACGTAGATGTACAGCGGTCGCGAGAGCGGGGTGTACTCGCCGCTCATGGCGGTCTCGAGCGAGGGCGGGGTACAGCCATCGCCGTCGTCGATCGCGATCGCTTTGATCGAATCGGGGTTTTCACTGTAGTACGAGAAGCCGAAGTATCCCATCGCGGCTTCCGAGCCCTGGACCCCCTGAACGATCGTGCGGTCGCGCTCGGTTGCGTAGTAGTCGCTCCGGTGATTGGCCTCCTCGCCGAGAACGGCCTCGTTGAAGTAGTCGAACGTCCCCGACGTCGTCGCGGCGCCGTACAGTTCGACTTCCTGGTCGGGCCAGTCGTCGTTAACGTCGCTCCATCGCTCGACGCTGCTATCGGCGCTCCAGATCTCGCGGAGTTCCTCGACGGTGAGACAGTCGATCCAATCGGCGTTCGGATTGACGACCACCGTCAGCGCGTCCGTTGCCACCTGAAACTCCATCGGTGTGATCTCGTTTTCCCCACACTGTTCGATTTCGGCGTCGGCGATCGCCCGGCTCGCGTTGTTAATGTCGGTCCGACCCGCACAGAAGAAGTTCCCGAACCCGCCACCGGTACCGGTCTTACTGATCGAGACGTTGATGGTCGGGTTTTCTTCCGAGAAGGCGGAACCGACGGCCTCGGTCACGGGGAAGACCGTACTGCTCCCCGCGATGTTTACC is drawn from Halopiger aswanensis and contains these coding sequences:
- a CDS encoding mechanosensitive ion channel family protein, with amino-acid sequence MFEHVETIQTTLEAITSTEGRLAVSAGVIALALVTGFVVAPIAVRRTVGYVGRRLRESEAGSILETIDEVTDVPFPMRAVIRTLQAVVLGTTGLLLLFVWDRPDLADRALDLLATVFPVFGRLVLTIGLLAGAIVGTRYLEQRLDEWLADATYVTAHQEGVVFRVLQVTIFLAAGLAALSLWPIDLGGLLVGAGFLGIVVGMAARQTLGSLIAGFVLMFARPFEIGDWVEIGDKEGTVVDITIINTRLRSFDGEIIVLPNDHVSSSTVVNRSKRNRLRLRLEVGVDYETDLERAEEIALEAIEGVDDVAPAPKPQIVPTAFGDSAITLECRFWIRQPNAHKKWTTLREAVHELKAAYDREDIAIPYPQRELSARPEGGFRLPDAAGPAQGSATVAGAGDELTYSESDRE
- a CDS encoding saccharopine dehydrogenase family protein, whose product is MQSVLLYGSYGFVGNLVAREAIDRIRDGDPDFELLLAGRDPERLREQVDDLGRPGYRFALDDPDTVAEALERADPDCVLNCAGPFSNTAEPLVEGCIRTGTDYVDITGEIPVIESIRERDADAADADVTLLPAAAFSAVPMDCLAAHLVDRLPEADTLAVGVDSLRPPSIGTVRTVIGGLEDGGAIYRDGRLEHVPTAWRTRRIDFGRGERPAVTMPMGDVSTAHYTTGVPNVEVYALMPQPARIALKAHRYLAPLLEPTPVREGLKWLAGLVREGPASWSRKRGSAYVWGEARVEDDGSESEFGDDSEPTDRVVSRLQTPDAYVVTVDAALAATERVLEGDADDGFRTPAGAFGPEFVLALEGVEGFFDESKPESEPPAVDVSAP
- a CDS encoding helix-turn-helix domain-containing protein, whose amino-acid sequence is MALIVEFELRTPILREAAQAARKLRLEEVYGTESGEPKLLFWATVDDSDAFEAALDDDPSVRRDTPLETASDRRLYSVALTDDAAARLTYPAAAKHDVAILEIVVTDETVVRARVPSRDALQAYRDRCLERGVGFRLQRLYPERDPDADGDRYGVTEPQREALRTAHSAGYFTVPRETTLSELAPEFDITDQALSARLRRGQANLLENTLADDTT
- the phoU gene encoding phosphate signaling complex protein PhoU, which produces MARKSYQEQLAELREDILYMSEVVMERLRMGLDALEQKDEDLAREVIEGDGEINRMYLDLEQDCIDLLALQQPVASDLRFIAASFKITTDLERIADLAVNLGEYTLEAEENLFPDVDVQEMGEMTLDMIEEAMLAYDTENTDTCREIAARDDDLDQFAERASEIVVRDLIERELEEPEEVERLLQDVSRLLLTIRDLERVGDHAVNIAARTLYMAENDDELIY
- a CDS encoding SRPBCC family protein, translating into MSSSHDRRTGDEAPDITTASDGGESESRTNVGRGERVASAALGGLLVLHGLRRETFGGAAAAFAGGALVYRGLTGRSRLYRMLESRAVDTDQLEPQLAAEAERPTVDRSITVGESADELAAYWRDPDRLSRIVGEFADIADIPGGDGHRWRVQGPLDRTLEWDTQLVEDEDDELRWEAREGASVPHEYAISFEPEPGGRGTIATLEVEYEPPGGAVGDVAMDRLGFAPEIIAGRILGRFKSLVETGDIPTTEDSISARGQGDLV
- a CDS encoding DUF5800 family protein — its product is MTTLAFDDDGVDVVYEGTEFRLERELIEEATEKSYYDVTDHEVLKIVAEQPNLQGEPRRVGDILD
- a CDS encoding polymer-forming cytoskeletal protein gives rise to the protein MAFSTDPLDELVVPDGTEAKEVALETDGDVLVGSRSTVEFGVRGRNVIAGESVEFGGDIEAEGDCRLDMWCDVAENVLVGQDAYIGERVHIAGKLKVAGDLDIGDDVDIEEGFEANGWIVIRNPMPTIVFLFVYLKHLLLIGEEDTAQQLVSELVDDEEADDEPDAEPLVIPRNATVGDDAWRVSTPATIGDDCRLHGNVRAETIDVGADCNIFGSLRARGDVSVGRGTRIHGDLTTRDGDVVIDEDARVLGDVSCQDLTLEPGAEVDGTIRADGEITMGTTEREQE
- the pstB gene encoding phosphate ABC transporter ATP-binding protein PstB; protein product: MTANGGGQRTVSTSESDGARTESTTGDAPLGSPDIVDPVIEARDLDVYYGDDQALHGINLEIPEEQVTALIGPSGCGKSTFLRSINRMNDLIDIARVEGDLFFREKNVYDEDVDPVALRRKIGMVFQKPNPFPKSIYDNVAYGLRVQGQDENLDEKVHTALERAALLEEVEDQLDSSGLDLSGGQQQRLCIARAIAPDPEVILMDEPASALDPVATSKIEDLVEELAEEYTVIIVTHNMQQAARISDKTAVFLTGGHLVEFDDTDKIFENPESDRVEDYITGKFG